In Chloroflexota bacterium, a genomic segment contains:
- a CDS encoding 1-acyl-sn-glycerol-3-phosphate acyltransferase: MSGFSPSLKFKVVTAAVHGWTNLVCRVDDAEMARIPAEGPLIIISNHINFLEAPVLYTRLRPRPTTGFAKIESWEKSLLAWLFNTWGIIPIRRGEADMKALRRGVAALKEGYFLAVAPEGTRSYDGCLGKAHAGAVTLALLSGAPLLPIAHYGAENFSANISRLRRTDFNIRVGRPFMLDAGEARVNREVRQQMTAEIMYQLAALMPAEYRGEYADMTQATQDYLRFSI; the protein is encoded by the coding sequence ATGAGCGGGTTTTCCCCTTCGTTGAAATTTAAAGTAGTAACGGCTGCCGTCCACGGTTGGACGAATCTGGTCTGCCGGGTGGATGATGCGGAAATGGCGCGAATTCCCGCCGAGGGGCCGCTGATTATCATCAGCAACCACATTAATTTTCTCGAAGCTCCGGTGCTGTATACGCGCTTGCGTCCGCGCCCCACGACTGGTTTTGCCAAAATCGAGAGTTGGGAGAAGTCGCTGTTGGCCTGGCTGTTCAACACCTGGGGCATTATTCCCATTCGGCGCGGCGAGGCCGATATGAAGGCCCTGCGCCGCGGGGTGGCCGCGTTGAAAGAAGGCTATTTCTTGGCGGTGGCTCCCGAAGGCACACGCAGTTACGACGGGTGTTTGGGCAAAGCCCACGCCGGTGCGGTAACACTGGCCCTATTGAGCGGCGCGCCGTTGCTGCCAATTGCGCATTATGGCGCCGAAAATTTTAGCGCCAATATTTCGCGGCTGCGGCGCACCGATTTCAATATTCGGGTGGGGCGCCCCTTTATGCTCGATGCTGGTGAGGCGCGGGTAAACCGTGAAGTCCGCCAGCAGATGACCGCTGAGATAATGTATCAGTTGGCCGCGTTAATGCCCGCTGAATATCGCGGCGAGTATGCCGATATGACGCAGGCAACGCAAGATTATTTGAGATTCAGCATATAA